From a region of the Odoribacter splanchnicus DSM 20712 genome:
- a CDS encoding DUF4843 domain-containing protein: MKKNIIRKVYWGMTVLFGLAGCNEEKPATFDQINGIYFNNRLLNNTIVDSTNVTFVYTSADTMTVTVKVQALGRPVAYARPIDISVAGGNAIEGTDYELVSVAEMPAEAVNLDYNVQLNRTAVLKQENREIVLELKANEHFILPFEYQVQSGNDTTTVIRYRIIFSDRFTVAPESWDEDFGGEFSQQKFELICRVLEIDPAEFNTAGGISLARWQFIYIEMCDYVATQTEKKAAGEEYDEEAFDPTTGEPLFKY, encoded by the coding sequence ATGAAGAAAAACATAATCAGGAAAGTATACTGGGGAATGACGGTATTGTTCGGACTGGCAGGATGTAACGAAGAGAAACCGGCTACTTTCGACCAAATCAACGGAATATATTTCAACAACCGTTTGTTAAACAATACGATCGTTGACAGTACCAACGTGACATTCGTTTATACCAGTGCCGACACGATGACTGTCACGGTAAAAGTCCAGGCATTGGGACGCCCCGTGGCATACGCCCGCCCGATAGACATCAGTGTAGCAGGAGGCAATGCCATAGAAGGAACCGACTATGAACTGGTCTCTGTCGCAGAAATGCCGGCAGAGGCAGTAAACCTCGATTATAACGTGCAACTGAACCGTACGGCGGTACTGAAACAAGAAAACCGGGAGATTGTGCTGGAACTGAAAGCCAACGAGCACTTTATCCTGCCTTTCGAGTATCAGGTGCAAAGTGGAAATGACACGACAACCGTGATTCGTTACCGCATCATCTTCTCCGACCGTTTCACGGTTGCCCCGGAAAGTTGGGATGAAGACTTCGGGGGAGAATTCTCCCAGCAAAAGTTCGAATTAATATGCCGGGTACTGGAAATAGACCCCGCCGAATTTAATACGGCAGGCGGTATTTCACTGGCAAGATGGCAGTTTATCTATATAGAAATGTGCGACTACGTGGCCACCCAAACAGAAAAGAAAGCAGCGGGAGAAGAATACGACGAAGAGGCTTTCGACCCGACAACCGGAGAACCATTGTTTAAATATTAA
- a CDS encoding RagB/SusD family nutrient uptake outer membrane protein encodes MNMNIQRLIGLYCLAFLLAGCSNWLDVQPYDQISEDELVKSEEGFQKALNGIYIGLNDEALYGKSLTVEMIEIMGGAYEIGNESLVWGNYTDLKDYNYNTEYWRSCMSSTWDKAYALILNCNKLLENMKSREELFTGNNYNIIQGEALALRAMLHFDMLRLFGPVYSRNPEATSIPYYTSEVLSPEPLLPASEVMTKIIQDLQEARILLNEDPVKTEGGLSSGNAGESSNFLCYRALRLNYYAVTGLLARVCLYAGQRENAFNYSTEVIKASNNGIFPFVDRSLVNGTAQDPDRIFSPEVLFALSDSQRGELFEEYFDPSLAPNMVFRMETDLLEQTIYGGTGTGGNLDDYRCRSNWISSGSARYFYKYSDMTESGRIENTMIPLLRLGEMYLIAAESQSNSLANGVSYINTLRKNRGVSNLQTLTTTLLQYEYIREVYGEGQLFFMYKRMYSSIIRSNSATNNPAPSNAVFVVPLPDTETENR; translated from the coding sequence ATGAACATGAATATACAACGACTGATCGGACTGTACTGCCTGGCATTTTTACTGGCAGGATGCAGCAATTGGCTGGATGTCCAACCCTACGACCAGATCTCAGAGGATGAACTGGTGAAATCGGAAGAGGGATTCCAGAAAGCACTAAACGGCATTTATATCGGACTGAATGACGAGGCCCTGTACGGAAAATCCCTGACAGTAGAAATGATCGAAATCATGGGAGGCGCCTACGAAATCGGCAACGAAAGCCTGGTATGGGGGAATTACACGGACTTAAAAGATTATAATTACAACACCGAATACTGGCGTAGCTGTATGAGTTCCACCTGGGACAAGGCATACGCTCTGATTCTAAACTGCAATAAATTACTGGAAAATATGAAATCCCGCGAAGAATTATTCACGGGAAACAACTATAACATAATCCAAGGCGAAGCCCTGGCACTGAGAGCGATGCTGCATTTCGATATGCTACGCCTGTTCGGTCCCGTATATTCGAGAAACCCGGAGGCAACCAGTATCCCCTACTACACGTCGGAGGTATTGTCCCCCGAACCTTTGCTGCCCGCATCGGAAGTGATGACAAAAATCATACAAGATTTGCAGGAAGCACGTATCCTCCTAAACGAAGATCCCGTGAAAACGGAAGGAGGATTGTCAAGCGGGAATGCAGGCGAAAGTTCGAATTTCTTATGTTACCGGGCACTACGGTTAAACTACTATGCCGTAACAGGCCTGCTGGCCCGTGTATGCCTGTACGCCGGACAACGGGAAAATGCATTCAATTATTCCACTGAAGTGATAAAAGCTTCCAATAACGGCATATTTCCTTTCGTAGACAGAAGCCTGGTGAACGGAACTGCCCAGGATCCGGACCGTATTTTCTCGCCAGAAGTTCTGTTCGCCCTCTCTGACAGCCAACGAGGAGAATTGTTCGAAGAATATTTCGACCCATCGTTAGCCCCCAACATGGTATTCCGCATGGAAACCGATTTACTGGAACAAACTATTTACGGTGGAACCGGAACCGGCGGAAATCTGGACGACTACCGTTGCCGTTCCAATTGGATTTCCTCGGGAAGCGCACGCTATTTCTACAAATATTCGGACATGACGGAATCGGGACGGATAGAAAATACCATGATCCCCTTGCTACGGCTGGGCGAAATGTACCTGATCGCCGCAGAAAGCCAATCCAACAGCCTGGCTAACGGAGTATCATACATAAACACGTTGCGTAAAAACCGGGGAGTAAGCAATTTACAGACCCTGACCACCACCCTTCTGCAATATGAATACATCCGCGAAGTTTATGGCGAAGGACAATTATTCTTCATGTACAAACGGATGTACTCATCGATTATCCGGTCGAATTCGGCAACGAACAACCCGGCTCCGTCAAATGCAGTATTCGTGGTGCCTTTGCCCGACACTGAAACAGAAAACAGATAA
- a CDS encoding SusC/RagA family TonB-linked outer membrane protein yields MKEDRSFSRNRTVLRDKLRKKIVLPLFLLQMLCSFTQVSYAQEVQLNLKLENSTLLDALKKIGTATGTEFFYNAGQIGTSDKRITREFRNTPLRSALEYVLNGTPFTFKIEDKTIIITQRPAEPQKTEMKIIELKGIVVDSHTKEPLPGVTVMIEGTTQGTATDVNGQFTFPLGPAEYNIIFSYIGYERLVKKFNRNNVSDFQKITLVPVIEEMDEVVVTGIFTRKKESFTGSSTTFKAEELKAVGASNLVQSLRTLDPSFKIVENNQFGSDPNRMPDIEIRGKSSVMGLKEEYGTDPNQPLFILDGFETTLETIMDLNMNRVASVTLLKDAASTAIYGSKAANGVVVIETKAPEGGRLQFSYKGDFSVTMADLSDYNLMNAREKLQFETLAGVYTDKSNSAINQVRLDSLRNARLKGIEEGIDTYWLSVPLRTGFTHKHNLYAEGGEENIRYGIGLSYGNVQGVMKGSDRQTISGNIDLIYRSGKFQFSNKLTVDYMETNDPSVSFSEYAQANPYYKKYNEDGGIDKYLYYYSGDGYEEKVANPLWNASLNNYDKSDETGFTNNFIIEWFATDDLRARGKFGITKTSSSAEERLSPEHSDFDDEEEMKKGSYTHTASKSTSYEGDIAVTYGRLFGGKHMINAVGGFNFSLSKETSNGYKAIGFTEDAFGSPSFANGYPENGKSSYSESETRAASFYLNGGYAYDNRYLLDFNYRSDGASMFGTNNRFRNTWSVGIGWNLHNEAFFHAKDWFQLLKLRASVGNPGNQNFSAYQAFTTYTFNTDMTNIFGSGLVINALGNKDLAWQETINWNAGADITTWNNRLNITFDWYKKITDPLLALITTPGSMGVKSVAMNAGQQKTTGIEVTLKVSPIYRPQERINWNISLNGTHAKARYAKIGNAFSSLNEEQKASLAGTTRYYDGGSPTAIWAVRSAGIDPATGKELFIKKDGSYSFTYDTDDEVVLGDTEPKLEGVIGTTLYYKGLSVGCYFRYTLGAQIFNESVFEKVENISSDEVYNNQDKRALYNRWSATNREAQYKGISLTQTTDKSSRFVMDENTISGESFNIGYEFTQPFVKRMGLSVLNIQAIMNDLFRCSSVKSERGIDYPFARTVSFSLSATF; encoded by the coding sequence ATGAAAGAAGACAGATCATTCAGCCGGAACCGGACGGTTCTCCGGGACAAACTCCGGAAGAAAATCGTCCTGCCACTGTTCTTGCTACAAATGCTTTGTAGTTTTACGCAGGTAAGTTATGCCCAGGAGGTACAACTAAATTTAAAGCTGGAAAATTCCACTTTACTGGACGCTTTGAAAAAGATAGGAACAGCCACCGGAACGGAATTTTTTTATAATGCCGGGCAAATCGGTACTTCTGACAAACGAATCACGAGGGAGTTCAGAAATACGCCATTGAGATCAGCACTGGAATACGTTTTGAACGGAACTCCTTTCACATTTAAAATCGAGGATAAAACGATTATTATCACCCAACGTCCGGCAGAACCACAAAAAACTGAAATGAAAATCATCGAATTGAAAGGGATTGTGGTGGATAGTCATACGAAAGAACCGTTACCGGGAGTAACTGTTATGATCGAAGGAACAACGCAGGGAACTGCCACCGACGTTAACGGACAATTCACATTCCCCCTCGGTCCGGCAGAGTATAACATTATCTTTTCGTACATCGGTTACGAGCGTCTGGTAAAAAAGTTCAACAGAAATAATGTCTCCGATTTTCAGAAAATTACACTTGTTCCTGTTATCGAAGAGATGGATGAAGTAGTCGTCACGGGTATCTTCACCCGTAAAAAGGAAAGTTTCACGGGATCATCGACTACATTCAAAGCAGAGGAATTGAAAGCCGTGGGAGCGTCGAATCTGGTTCAAAGTCTGCGCACACTCGACCCTTCATTCAAAATCGTGGAAAACAACCAATTCGGTTCCGACCCGAACCGCATGCCCGATATCGAAATCCGGGGCAAGAGCAGTGTTATGGGATTGAAAGAAGAGTATGGGACCGACCCCAATCAACCTTTGTTTATCCTTGACGGTTTCGAAACGACATTAGAAACCATCATGGACCTGAACATGAACCGGGTGGCATCGGTCACCTTGTTAAAAGACGCAGCCTCAACCGCCATTTATGGTTCGAAAGCAGCTAACGGCGTGGTGGTTATCGAAACAAAGGCCCCGGAGGGGGGACGCCTGCAATTCTCCTATAAGGGAGATTTCAGCGTGACGATGGCAGACCTTTCGGATTACAACTTAATGAATGCCCGTGAAAAATTGCAATTCGAGACACTCGCCGGTGTATACACGGACAAATCCAACAGTGCCATCAACCAGGTACGCCTGGATAGTTTACGGAATGCCCGTTTAAAAGGAATCGAAGAAGGGATCGACACCTATTGGTTAAGCGTACCGCTACGCACCGGGTTCACGCATAAGCACAATCTATATGCCGAAGGGGGTGAAGAAAACATCCGTTACGGTATAGGGCTCAGTTACGGTAACGTGCAGGGAGTAATGAAAGGTTCCGACCGCCAGACCATCAGCGGAAATATAGATCTGATCTATCGTTCCGGCAAGTTCCAGTTCAGTAATAAATTGACTGTAGACTATATGGAAACGAACGATCCGTCCGTAAGCTTCTCCGAATATGCACAAGCCAACCCTTATTACAAAAAATATAACGAAGACGGGGGTATCGACAAATACCTATACTATTACTCGGGAGATGGTTACGAGGAAAAAGTGGCCAATCCCCTGTGGAACGCCAGTCTGAATAATTATGACAAAAGCGACGAAACCGGATTTACCAACAATTTCATCATCGAATGGTTCGCCACCGACGATTTACGTGCAAGAGGGAAATTCGGCATAACGAAAACCAGCAGTTCGGCAGAAGAACGCCTCTCACCCGAACACAGTGACTTTGACGATGAAGAGGAAATGAAAAAAGGAAGCTATACGCACACCGCCAGTAAATCCACCAGCTACGAGGGAGATATTGCTGTTACTTACGGACGTCTGTTCGGAGGGAAACACATGATAAACGCTGTGGGCGGTTTCAATTTCAGCCTGTCGAAAGAAACAAGCAACGGTTATAAAGCGATCGGCTTCACGGAAGATGCTTTCGGGAGTCCTTCCTTTGCCAATGGTTATCCCGAAAACGGGAAATCGTCCTACTCGGAAAGCGAAACACGTGCCGCCAGTTTTTATCTAAACGGCGGATACGCTTACGACAACCGTTATTTACTCGATTTCAACTACCGTAGTGACGGTGCATCCATGTTCGGCACGAACAACCGTTTCCGCAATACCTGGTCGGTAGGTATCGGCTGGAACCTACACAACGAAGCATTTTTTCATGCGAAAGATTGGTTTCAGCTATTGAAACTACGCGCTTCGGTCGGAAATCCGGGGAACCAGAACTTTTCGGCATACCAGGCATTCACGACCTACACGTTCAACACGGATATGACAAACATTTTCGGTTCGGGACTGGTGATCAACGCGCTGGGCAACAAAGACCTGGCATGGCAAGAAACGATTAATTGGAATGCCGGAGCAGATATCACAACCTGGAACAACCGCCTGAACATCACGTTCGACTGGTATAAGAAAATTACCGACCCGTTATTGGCCCTGATTACCACACCAGGTTCCATGGGGGTGAAAAGCGTGGCTATGAATGCCGGACAGCAAAAGACAACCGGAATAGAAGTGACTCTGAAAGTCTCCCCCATTTACAGACCGCAAGAAAGAATTAACTGGAATATCAGCCTTAACGGGACACACGCCAAAGCACGGTACGCCAAAATCGGCAACGCTTTCAGCTCCCTGAACGAAGAGCAGAAAGCCTCATTGGCCGGGACAACGCGTTATTATGACGGCGGAAGCCCCACAGCCATCTGGGCGGTACGTTCTGCCGGTATCGATCCAGCCACGGGAAAAGAACTTTTTATCAAAAAAGACGGTTCCTATTCCTTCACTTATGACACAGACGACGAGGTCGTTCTGGGAGATACGGAACCCAAACTGGAAGGAGTGATCGGTACCACACTATACTATAAGGGATTATCCGTAGGATGTTACTTTCGCTACACCCTGGGAGCCCAAATATTCAATGAATCGGTTTTCGAAAAAGTAGAAAACATCAGCAGTGACGAAGTTTACAACAACCAGGACAAAAGAGCCTTGTACAACCGTTGGTCGGCGACTAACCGTGAAGCCCAATACAAAGGCATCTCATTGACCCAGACAACCGACAAGTCATCGCGCTTCGTGATGGATGAAAACACCATAAGCGGGGAGTCATTCAATATCGGTTATGAATTCACCCAACCTTTCGTGAAAAGAATGGGACTATCCGTTTTGAACATTCAGGCCATCATGAACGACCTGTTCCGTTGTTCATCCGTGAAAAGCGAACGAGGGATCGATTACCCTTTTGCCCGCACGGTTTCTTTCTCATTATCGGCAACTTTTTAA
- a CDS encoding FecR family protein, which produces MKTDTEKYLNRPIGENEDELLDEIWNSLRAKECGEHILDRNYQDVKSRIRRRRNTRRMYWISSGVAAACVFVSLFLVFRPTALQEVTVYTQLGHMGISVCNEQVQLLVGDSAVSNLGGDAKINIDKHSNVALQSADGKKIMLQKAKILKIYVPSGKHFNLELADGTRIVLNADTWFEYPSTFDSQPERRVKIKGEGFFEVKSDTTKPFYVEIPNSESIRVLGTCFNVSAYEDNTENVTTLLSGKIAYHVPENNRTVTLSPNEQIRVDKETNKMEKYEVDAAEYSMWKEGVIYFNNEKLSVLAKKLSRMYGIDIQVSEEHRDSRFSGMIRHERGIDYITKLLTTTSNIECIIENGVIYLK; this is translated from the coding sequence ATGAAAACAGATACAGAGAAATATTTGAACCGCCCCATCGGGGAAAATGAAGATGAGTTGCTGGATGAGATCTGGAACTCTCTCCGGGCAAAGGAGTGCGGGGAACATATACTGGACAGAAATTACCAGGACGTAAAAAGCAGGATCCGCCGGAGAAGAAATACCCGCCGGATGTATTGGATTTCCAGCGGTGTTGCCGCGGCTTGTGTGTTCGTGTCCCTGTTTCTGGTGTTCCGTCCCACTGCCCTGCAAGAGGTTACGGTATACACCCAACTCGGTCACATGGGCATATCCGTTTGCAACGAACAGGTGCAACTACTCGTCGGGGATTCCGCCGTTTCGAACCTGGGAGGCGACGCCAAGATAAATATAGACAAACATTCGAATGTCGCACTGCAATCCGCCGACGGGAAAAAGATTATGCTGCAAAAGGCAAAAATATTGAAAATATATGTTCCTTCGGGTAAGCATTTCAACCTTGAATTAGCCGACGGGACACGTATCGTACTAAACGCCGACACCTGGTTCGAATACCCATCGACGTTCGACTCCCAACCGGAACGCAGGGTAAAAATCAAGGGAGAGGGATTCTTTGAAGTGAAAAGCGATACAACGAAACCTTTCTACGTGGAGATTCCCAACAGCGAATCTATCCGGGTACTCGGCACCTGTTTCAACGTATCGGCTTATGAAGACAACACGGAAAACGTGACTACGCTACTCTCCGGTAAAATAGCTTATCACGTTCCGGAGAACAACCGAACGGTGACTTTATCGCCGAACGAGCAAATCCGCGTGGACAAAGAAACGAATAAAATGGAAAAATACGAGGTAGATGCCGCAGAATATTCCATGTGGAAAGAGGGCGTGATCTATTTCAACAACGAGAAATTAAGTGTATTGGCTAAAAAATTGTCCAGAATGTATGGTATCGATATTCAGGTATCGGAAGAACACCGCGATTCCCGTTTTTCGGGAATGATCCGGCACGAACGGGGAATTGATTACATCACCAAGCTGTTAACAACGACAAGTAACATCGAATGTATTATTGAAAACGGGGTTATTTATCTGAAGTAA
- a CDS encoding RNA polymerase sigma-70 factor: MIEKGSHTTESDQSLLDALIKGEETAFEKIYKSYFALLQNYSASIVGDSEAALEIIQNIFVALWENRKNLDREKSLRNYLLRSTHNNSLRYLKTRFLHLQHQENLKRKKSEEEQENVIRAEEGPEPEQQLSALLNELPERSRQVMIMSHIENRKSADIARKLGISVRTVETILYQAMKKLRGKIKK; this comes from the coding sequence ATGATAGAAAAAGGTAGTCATACGACCGAGTCAGATCAATCCCTATTGGACGCATTGATCAAAGGAGAGGAAACCGCTTTCGAGAAAATATATAAAAGCTATTTCGCTCTTCTTCAAAACTATTCTGCCTCTATCGTCGGTGATTCGGAAGCGGCTTTGGAGATTATTCAAAATATTTTCGTTGCCTTATGGGAAAACCGGAAAAATCTCGACCGGGAAAAATCTCTGCGCAATTACCTGCTTCGCAGCACGCACAACAATTCCCTGCGTTACCTCAAAACCCGGTTTCTCCACCTACAACATCAAGAAAACCTTAAAAGAAAAAAAAGCGAAGAGGAACAAGAAAACGTGATCCGGGCGGAAGAAGGACCCGAACCCGAACAACAATTATCCGCTTTACTGAATGAATTACCGGAAAGAAGCCGCCAGGTAATGATCATGAGTCACATTGAGAACAGGAAAAGTGCCGATATTGCCCGAAAATTAGGCATTTCCGTCCGGACAGTAGAAACCATCCTCTACCAGGCAATGAAAAAACTTCGGGGAAAAATAAAAAAATAG
- a CDS encoding Arm DNA-binding domain-containing protein: protein MATVKIKFRVSSIETKAGTLYYQVIHNRLVKQVHFGYKLYPSEWDADCSRVILSSGIEKGQEGYLLSMKTALANDLSRFKEVIVRLERSDMAYTADKVVELFSSPADCGGFVSFTW, encoded by the coding sequence ATGGCAACAGTAAAAATCAAATTCCGTGTATCTTCCATTGAGACGAAGGCGGGTACACTCTACTATCAAGTAATTCACAACCGTCTGGTAAAACAAGTTCATTTCGGCTATAAGCTGTACCCATCGGAATGGGATGCCGATTGTTCCAGAGTCATCCTGTCCTCCGGTATCGAAAAAGGGCAGGAGGGATATCTGCTCTCTATGAAGACCGCTTTGGCGAACGATCTTTCCCGTTTCAAGGAGGTCATCGTGCGGCTTGAACGTTCCGACATGGCATATACCGCCGACAAAGTGGTGGAACTGTTCTCCTCTCCGGCTGATTGCGGTGGGTTTGTCTCTTTTACATGGTAG
- a CDS encoding phage integrase SAM-like domain-containing protein, producing MTTLNSFLRFRGECDLLFREVDSNLMVEYETFLKGINVCPNISSFNMRNLRAIYNRAVEKELTVLFYIKKFA from the coding sequence ATGACTACACTGAACAGCTTTTTACGTTTCCGTGGCGAGTGTGACCTGCTGTTCAGGGAGGTGGACTCCAACCTGATGGTGGAATACGAAACCTTCCTGAAAGGTATCAATGTTTGCCCGAATATTTCCTCTTTTAATATGCGTAACCTGCGTGCCATCTATAATCGTGCAGTGGAAAAGGAGTTGACCGTGCTTTTCTATATCAAGAAGTTTGCTTAG
- a CDS encoding cysteine peptidase family C39 domain-containing protein: MKFPSFIQYNTKDCGPSCLKIISKYYGQEYSLAYLRELCQVSRDGTSISSMRDAAEKLGYDVSVTKMSWKTLNNDNIKLPCIIHLRQNHFVVLYSIGVDKKKLFISDPAIGLLTYDEGTFCNLWLDDSNCGLVVSLKPTPRFWSITLKTNSNAKQTQIKEIVNLIKPYKIQFIGIFITVFTVLGLNTLMPYLAQSVVDKGIESKDISLIVLILLAQVMIVVGQTSANIIRNIITLKASTNITINIISSFLHKLLKLPISFFETTLIGDIIQRVRDCDRLQVFFTTTLVSIVVSSLSVAIYAVVLGKYNLCVFIVFLLGSIIYCLWILFFLRYRKKLDYLKFQESSVSQSNIVEIFEAIHEIKLHQLEDKKISEWKQTQKKLYNASIVHVIISFEK, from the coding sequence ATGAAGTTCCCATCATTTATTCAATATAATACAAAAGATTGCGGTCCGAGTTGTCTAAAAATCATATCAAAATACTATGGCCAAGAGTATTCTCTTGCATATCTAAGAGAATTGTGTCAAGTATCTAGAGACGGGACTTCAATTTCATCTATGCGCGATGCCGCTGAGAAATTGGGTTATGATGTCTCTGTGACAAAGATGTCGTGGAAAACATTGAATAATGATAACATAAAATTACCTTGTATTATTCATTTACGGCAAAACCATTTCGTAGTACTATATAGTATTGGAGTAGATAAAAAGAAACTTTTCATATCCGACCCTGCAATTGGGCTATTGACATATGATGAAGGTACATTTTGTAATTTATGGTTAGACGATAGCAATTGTGGTTTGGTTGTATCATTAAAACCAACACCACGATTTTGGAGTATTACTCTCAAAACTAATAGCAACGCTAAACAGACCCAAATAAAAGAAATTGTTAATCTCATTAAACCATACAAGATTCAATTCATAGGAATATTCATAACAGTTTTTACTGTTCTTGGGCTTAATACTCTAATGCCATACCTAGCACAATCCGTTGTGGACAAAGGTATAGAGTCCAAAGATATTTCGCTTATTGTGCTGATTTTATTAGCACAAGTTATGATTGTTGTAGGTCAGACCAGTGCAAATATCATTCGTAATATTATAACTTTAAAAGCATCAACTAACATAACAATTAATATAATCTCTAGCTTTTTACACAAGTTACTGAAATTACCTATAAGTTTTTTTGAAACAACTCTAATTGGAGATATTATTCAACGTGTTAGAGATTGTGACCGATTACAAGTATTTTTCACAACTACACTTGTGTCAATAGTAGTTTCATCATTATCAGTTGCTATTTACGCTGTTGTGTTAGGAAAATATAACTTATGTGTTTTCATTGTATTCCTTTTGGGCAGTATTATTTATTGTTTATGGATACTCTTTTTTTTGCGCTATCGGAAAAAACTAGACTATTTAAAATTTCAAGAATCTTCAGTCAGTCAAAGTAATATAGTCGAAATATTTGAAGCAATACACGAAATAAAATTACATCAACTAGAAGATAAAAAAATATCAGAATGGAAGCAAACTCAAAAGAAATTATATAATGCAAGCATCGTACATGTTATAATTTCCTTTGAAAAATAA